Genomic DNA from Salinibacter pepae:
AACGGGCGGAGGTCGAGGATAAACTCGTGGGCCACACGGTCATTGGGCCCCCGGAAGACGATGTCGTAGTGGTTCGACAGCTGGTCGGCCAGGTAGTTGGCGTTGAGGAGGGCGGTCTTCGACGACTTCGTGAGGCCCTCGGGGCCCAGCAGCTTGATGTAGGCCCACGAGATGAGCAGAATCAAGGCGCTGCCGTGCGGCGCCGCGGCAATCGCGGGAATGTGTTGGTCGCCGCCCGTCTCCACCACCGGGTGACCGGGGAGGAAGGGACTCAGGTGCTCGGCCGTGCAGACCGGCCCCACGCCCGGCCCGCCGCCGCCGTGCGGGATGCTAAACGTCTTGTGCAGGTTGAGGTGGCACACGTCCACGCCGTACTCGCGGGGGCGGCAGAGGCCGACCTGTGCGTTGACGTTGGCCCCGTCGAGGTACACCTGCCCGCCGTGCTCGTGGATGACGTCACAAATCTCTTCGACGTGCTCCTCGAAGACGCCGTGCGTCGACGGGTACGTAATCATTGCGGCGGCGAGGCGCTCGCTGTTCGCCTCGGCCTGCTCGCGGAGGTCGTCCAGGTCGACGTCCCCGTTCGCGTCGCAGTCGATGGTGATGACCTCCATCCCGGCCATGTTGGCACTGGCGGGGTTGGTCCCGTGGGCGGACTCGGGGACGAGGCACACGTCCCGCTGCTCCTCGCCCCGCGCCTCGTGGTAGGCCTGAATGATCAGGAGGCCGGTGTACTCGCCGGAGGCCCCGGAATTGGGCTGGAAGGAGATGTCGTCGAAGCCTGTGATCTCCGTCAGGTAGCCGCTGAGCTCGTCGATCACCTGCTCGTACCCTTCCGCCTGCTCCTGGGGCGCGAAGGGGTGCAGGCCCGCAAACTGCGGGTTCGAGATCGGCTGGAGGGCGGCGGTCGGGTTCAGCTTCATGGTGCACGATCCCAGCGGGATCATGCTGTGGACGAGCGACAGGTCCTTGTCCGCCAGCGACTTCATGTACCGCGTCAGCTCGCCCTCGGAGTGGTACGAGTTGAAGACCGGGTGCTCCAGGTACGAGGTCTGCCGCGGCATCGGGCCGTCGTAGCCGCTGTCGAGGCCCGCGGCCAGGTCGTCGGCGTACAGCTTCTGGCCGTTGGTGGCCCCAAAGACGGTGAAGAGCGCGTCCAGGTCCGCGGCGTCGACGGTCTGGTCGAGCGCGACGCCCACCGACCCGTCGTCGTAGTAGCGGAGGTTGATCTCATGCGCCTCGGCCCGCTCGCGGACCTGCGCCTGGGTGGCGTCGGTGAGGTCCACGCGGAGCGTGTCGAAGTACGCGTCGTGGCGGACGGTGTGGCCCGTTCGGTCCAGCCCCTCGGCCAGCGTCTTCGTAAGGTCGTGCACCCGCGTCGCAATCTCGCGGAGCCCCTCGGGGCCGTGGTAGACGGCGTACATCGACGCCATCACGGCCAGCAGCACCTGGGAGGTGCAGATGTTGGACGTGGCGCGCCCCCGCCGGATGTGCTGCTCGCGGGTCTGGAGCGCCATGCGGAGCGCCATCTCGCCGTCGGCGTCCTTCGTGACCCCGATCATGCGGCCGGGCACCTGGCGCTGGAAGCGTTCGCGGGTCGCGAAGTAGGCGGCGTGCGGCCCGCCGTAGCCCATCGGTACCCCAAAGCGCTGCGTGGAGCCGACGACCGCGTCGGCCCCCCACTCGCCCGGGGCCTCCAGGAGCGTGAGGCTCAGCAGGTCGGCGGCCACGGCCACGTAGGCGTCCGCCTCGTGGGCCCGGTCGGCCACGTCGCGGTAGTCGTGCACCGCGCCGTCGGTCGTGGGGTACTGCAGGAGGCAGCCGAACGTGTCCTCGCCGAAGACGAAGTTCTCGGGGGATTCCACGATGATGTCGATCCCGATCGGCGCGGCGCGGCCCTTCACCACCTCGATGGTCTGCGGGTGGCAGTCCTCCGACACGTAAAACGTAGCGGCGTCGCTGCGGCGGTCGACCCGATTCAGCATCATCATCGCCTCCGCCGCGGCCGTCGCCTCGTCGAGCAGCGACGCGTTGGCGATCTCCAGGCCCGTCAGGTCGATGGTCATGTCCTGGAAGTTCAGGAGCGCCTCCAGGCGGCCCTGCGCAATCTCGGCCTGGTAGGGCGTGTACTGGGTGTACCAGGCCGGATTTTCCAGAATGTTGCGCTGGATGACGGGGGGCGTGTGGGTGTGGCGGTAGCCCATGCCGATGAACGAGCGCCACGCGTCGTTCTTGGCGCCGGCGTCCTGGGCCGCGTCGAGCACCTGCTGCTCGGTGAGGGCGGACGGCAGGTCGAGGGGGGCGTCGGTCTGGATCGAGTCCGGAATGGCCGCGTCGACGAGGGCGTCGAGCGACTCGGCCCCGAGGGCGTCGAGCATGGCGTCCACGTCGGCGTCCGTGGGGCCGAGGTGACGCTCGTCGAACGTGTTTGCGGACGAGAGATCAATGGCCATCTGAAGGCGGGAGGTTGGGTGAAAAGGCAAAACCAGGGCGTGAGGGCAAATGGACACTCAGGTATATGCCCCGCAGGCGCGCCGTGTTGTCCGGAATAGCTGAAAAGCCTGCAACAGACGGGGCGGGAATGGGCCTGTGCGGGACAGGTTAGCAAATCGAGCCGTCGTCCTCAATGTAACAGGCGCCCGGTTGAAACCGGTTTCATTCGGCCATCAGGGCGCGTAGTGTTTGGAGGTGTGAACGGAGGGCCGACGCTCCGGTTACGACCTCGCCGTCGTCGTGCAGGGCCGGGAGTTCGGAAATGACCTCGGGGAGGGCGTCGGCATCTTCGACGTGCTCGACCCCGTGGGCAATGACCATTTCGCGAAGGGCCTCTTCGATCTCGTCGGCCCACGGGTCACCAGGCTGGCGGTAGAGCGTGACCATAGGATTGGGGGAAATGCGTCAGTGACGAGATTCTGGGCGCTTGTTTGCACGGGCCGGACGGGCGCGTGGTTGCTGCGGGCGAACGTGCATCCCCCACCCTCCAGGCCTTCGCGCAACTCGCGTCCCGGGACTCCGTTTCCCACCTGCTTTCGCCTTCATCGTTTGCGCGTGGTGTGCCCATGGATCACGACCGTCTCGAACTCTCCCCCGAAAAAATGCGGACGCTTGGCTACCGGGTCGTGGATCTCCTGGTGGACCACTTCGCGGACGGAGGGGACGAATCGCTGGGGGAGGCGCCGTCGCGAGACGAACTAGAGGCTCACCTCCGGGAAGACCTCCCGGAAGAGGGAACCCCCCCGGAGTCCGTTCTCGACCAGGTGGAGGCGGAGGTGCTGCCGAACACAATGCGGGTGGACCACCCCCGCTTCTTCGGGTTCGTGCCGGGGCCGAACAACTTCGTCGGCGTGCTCGCCGACATGCTGGCGTCGGGGTTCAACGTGTTCTCGGGGACCTGGATCTCGGGGGCCGCCGCCGCGCAGATCGAACTGGTGGTGATCGACTGGCTGCGGACGCTCTGT
This window encodes:
- the gcvP gene encoding aminomethyl-transferring glycine dehydrogenase; the encoded protein is MAIDLSSANTFDERHLGPTDADVDAMLDALGAESLDALVDAAIPDSIQTDAPLDLPSALTEQQVLDAAQDAGAKNDAWRSFIGMGYRHTHTPPVIQRNILENPAWYTQYTPYQAEIAQGRLEALLNFQDMTIDLTGLEIANASLLDEATAAAEAMMMLNRVDRRSDAATFYVSEDCHPQTIEVVKGRAAPIGIDIIVESPENFVFGEDTFGCLLQYPTTDGAVHDYRDVADRAHEADAYVAVAADLLSLTLLEAPGEWGADAVVGSTQRFGVPMGYGGPHAAYFATRERFQRQVPGRMIGVTKDADGEMALRMALQTREQHIRRGRATSNICTSQVLLAVMASMYAVYHGPEGLREIATRVHDLTKTLAEGLDRTGHTVRHDAYFDTLRVDLTDATQAQVRERAEAHEINLRYYDDGSVGVALDQTVDAADLDALFTVFGATNGQKLYADDLAAGLDSGYDGPMPRQTSYLEHPVFNSYHSEGELTRYMKSLADKDLSLVHSMIPLGSCTMKLNPTAALQPISNPQFAGLHPFAPQEQAEGYEQVIDELSGYLTEITGFDDISFQPNSGASGEYTGLLIIQAYHEARGEEQRDVCLVPESAHGTNPASANMAGMEVITIDCDANGDVDLDDLREQAEANSERLAAAMITYPSTHGVFEEHVEEICDVIHEHGGQVYLDGANVNAQVGLCRPREYGVDVCHLNLHKTFSIPHGGGGPGVGPVCTAEHLSPFLPGHPVVETGGDQHIPAIAAAPHGSALILLISWAYIKLLGPEGLTKSSKTALLNANYLADQLSNHYDIVFRGPNDRVAHEFILDLRPFRSELDINEQDVAKRLMDYGFHAPTMSWPVVGTLMVEPTESESKAELDRLVDAFAAIRSEIEAVENGTLEAEESTLKQAPHTAEMATADEWDHAYSRETAAYPVEAVRERKFWPTVRRVNDAYGDRNLYCACPPTDAYEADEEEELTSALKTA